Proteins encoded together in one Sander lucioperca isolate FBNREF2018 chromosome 17, SLUC_FBN_1.2, whole genome shotgun sequence window:
- the LOC116036060 gene encoding serine/threonine-protein phosphatase PP1-beta catalytic subunit, translating to MAEGELDVDSLISRLLEVRGCRPGKIVQMTEAEVRGLCIKSREIFLSQPILLELEAPLKICGDIHGQYTDLLRLFEYGGFPPEANYLFLGDYVDRGKQSLETICLLLAYKIKYPENFFLLRGNHECASINRIYGFYDECKRRFNIKLWKTFTDCFNCLPIAAIVDEKIFCCHGGLSPDLQSMEQIRRIMRPTDVPDTGLLCDLLWSDPDKDVQGWGENDRGVSFTFGADVVSKFLNRHDLDLICRAHQVVEDGYEFFAKRQLVTLFSAPNYCGEFDNAGGMMSVDETLMCSFQILKPSEKKAKYQYGGMNSGRPITPPRTAQPPKKR from the exons TGCGAGGATGTCGTCCAGGGAAGATTGTCCAGATGACGGAGGCAGAGGTGCGCGGCCTCTGCATCAAGTCCCGGGAGATCTTCCTCAGTCAGCCAATCCTTCTGGAGCTGGAGGCTCCGCTCAAAATCTGTG GCGATATCCACGGACAGTACACAGACCTGCTGAGGCTCTTTGAGTATGGCGGCTTCCCTCCAGAGGCCAACTACCTGTTCCTGGGCGACTACGTGGACAGAGGGAAGCAGTCCCTGGAGACCATCTGCCTGCTGCTGGCGTACAAGATCAAATACCCCGAGAACTTCTTCCTGCTGCGGGGCAACCACGAGTGTGCCTCCATCAACCGCATCTACGGCTTCTACGACGAGT GTAAACGCAGATTCAACATCAAGCTGTGGAAGACGTTCACCGACTGCTTCAACTGCCTGCCCATTGCTGCCATAGTGGACGAAAAGATCTTCTGCTGTCACGGAG GTCTCTCTCCCGACCTGCAGTCTATGGAGCAGATCAGACGCATCATGAGACCCACAGACGTGCCCGACACAG GCCTCCTGTGTGACCTGCTGTGGTCTGACCCCGATAAGGACGTCCAGGGCTGGGGAGAAAACGACCGCGGCGTCTCCTTCACCTTTGGCGCCGATGTGGTCAGCAAGTTCCTCAACCGCCACGACCTGGACCTCATCTGCAGAGCCCAccag gtGGTGGAAGATGGTTATGAGTTCTTTGCCAAGCGGCAGCTGGTGACTCTGTTCTCAGCTCCCAACTACTGTGGCGAGTTTGACAACGCTGGCGGCATGATGAGCGTGGATGAAACCCTGATGTGCTCCTTCCAG ATCCTGAAGCCGTCTGAGAAGAAAGCCAAGTATCAGTACGGAGGGATGAACTCGGGTCGGCCCATCACTCCCCCCCGCACAGCCCAACCCCCAAAGAAACGATGA